The genome window CCCCCCTTATTCATCAATCTCGCAGGGAGGACCGGACATGGCGGTCAAGTTTTTCGGACAGTTTCTCGTTGAAAAAGGAGTGGTAACGCGGGAAGTTCTCCTGCAGGCCATAGAATTGCAAGAATCGGTAAACCTGAGCTTCGGCGCCACGGCCATGGCCATGGGGCTTCTGACCGAAGCCGACATCGAAAAAGTCCACAACGCCCAGCGGTGCGAAGACCTGCGCTTCGGCGACATGGCCGTCAAGCTGGAGCTTCTCACTGCCGACCAGATGCAGCAGGTGCTCACCCGCCAAAAGAACGGCCACCTTTACATCGGCGAAGCCCTGGTCAAGGTCGGCGGGCTTTCCGCCGACGACCTTCCCCGCTATCTGGACGAATTCAAGGTGGATCAGGCTCAGTACGCCACTGACACGGTAAGCATCCCGGCCGGCCTTGCAAACCCGAACATCTGGGAAATGGTAGTCGACCTCTCCCGCAAGATGCTTACCCGGGTGGCGCTTCTCACGTTTCGTCCCGAACCGTGCTTTGTGGCGAATCGGCTGCCCAGGAAGGATGTCTACGCGGCCATGGATTTCTCCGGCGACGTCTCCGGGTGCTACCTGATGGGAGTGTCCACGGATGCCCAGGCCAGAATCGCCAGGCAATCCTCAAGGAAGCCAATGTGGACGAAGAGCCCAAGGAGGTTCTGGACGACACGGTGATGGAATTCATCAACGTGGTATGCGGCAACATAGCCGCCAAGGCGGCTCAACTCGGCAAATCAATCGAAATCGCGCCTCCCAGGATCGTTGAGGCATCCGGCGGCATCGTTCCGCCGGCCGATCACCTCTGCCTGTGCTTCCCCGCATGCCTGGCCGAGGGGGATCACGTGGAACTGGCAGTCTTTATCAAGGAATAACCGATCGTTACCCCCGTGCGTTGAATCCGGGCGCACGGGGGATGCCCCGCACCGCTTCTCCCGATTCGCGCCATTACACACCATCCTTCCCGAATCTCTTCCCCCTGCCCTGTTGCCTGACTCTATCCTAAGGCAATTCCCGCTCACTGTTTCCCATCCTTGACACCTTTGTTTTTTTCATGTTAGGTTGACATATGACAACCAACAAGGGAGCCGTCCCCATGGAAACACTTACCCCCCGCCAGCGCACCGTGCTTGAGTTCATAACCTCCCACGTGGATCGTTACGGCTATCCTCCTACCATTCGGGAAATAGCCCACCACCTGAACGTGAGCGGCACACTGGGCATTGCAAAGCACCTGGAGGCTCTTGCCCGGAAAGGCTACCTCCAGCGGGAACCGGGGAACTCGCGCGGCATAACTCTGACTGGGCGGGCACGGCGCGCCCCTGCCGTTTCGTTACCCGTGATCGGGGTTGTGCGGGCCGGAGTCCCCCAGATCGCCACAGAGGAAATCGAGGAGCACATCTCGATTGATCAGTCCCTGGTCAAAGGCGGCGCCTTTTTTCTCAGAGTCAAGGGCGACTCCATGATCAATGCCGCGATCATCGAAGGGGACCTGGCCCTGGTCCGCCCCCAGCAGACAGCGGAGAACCGCGACATCGTGGTAGCCATGATCGACGGCGAAGCAACGCTCAAGCGTTTCTACCAGGGAGCGGACCATATCCGGCTTCAGCCCGAAAATCCCAATATGGCCCCCATCATAGTTCGGAGCGGGGGACAGGAGGCATGGATAATCGGCAAGGTAGTAGGTATTTACCGGCGCATGTGCTGACAGCAGGCACAATTAATACATAGGTAAGCAGGTGCGCTGATACTTAATTATGAACGCCCATCGAACCATCCTCCATCTGGACATGAACGCCTTTTTTGCCTCTGTCGAGCAACAAGCAGACCCATCCCTCCAGGGAAAGCCGGTTGCGGTTATCGGGTCAGGCGCGCGCACCATCATCACCACCGCATCCTACGAGGCCCGCGCCCACGGGGTCAGGACAGGCATGACAACTCACGAGGCAAAACGGCTCTGCCCGGAATTGATCCTCGTTATCGGCAACAACCGGGAATACACCCGCATTTCAAAACTGATCTTCGAAATGCTCGGGCAATTTACCCCCCTTGTGGAAGTCTTTTCCATTGACGAAGCCTTTCTCGACCTGAGCGGTTCGCTTCGACTTTTCGGCAGCGCCGACGTGATTGCCCGCGAGATTAAAGCCCGCATCCTGGACCGATTCGGCCTCACCTGCTCCATCGGCATCGCTCCAAACAAGCTTTTGGCAAAACTCGCCTCTGACATGCAAAAGCCTGACGGCCTCACCATCATCCCACCCGAAAACGTGGCTTCACTCATGAAAACGACCCCGATCCGCAGCCTCTGCGGAATAGGCCCATCCACTGAACAACGACTGAAATACCTTGGCATTTCCACCTGCAACGACCTGGGACACTTCAGCCCGGGGATACTTAGCCGACATTTCGGTGTCATGGGAGCACGACTCACACAGATGGGACAGGGCATTGACGACTCCCCCGTAATACCGACCACAACGGAAGAAGAAGTGAAAAGCATCAGCCACAGCACAACCCTGGACCACGACCTCACCAGCAAGGAAGACGTACATAAGTACCTGCTTATGTTGTCAGAGATGGTTGGACGCCGCGCGCGCCGCTACAAAACCAAAGGAAAAACAGTTACCCTGACAATACGGTATGCCGATTTCACCACGTTCAGCCGCCAGGAAACCCTCCCCTCCCCATTGAATCGAAGCAGCGACATTTATCGAGCCGCCACTGCACTGCTCGACACACTCCACTTAACGCAACCAATACGACTCCTGGGCGTGGCCATCAGCAACCTTGTACATGCCTCGGAACAGCTCCCCCTCTTCCCGGAAGAACAGCGGCTCACAACCCTCTCGCAAGCCATGGACCAGGTTAACGACCGGTTCGGAGACACTGCCGTCACCTTTGGCACCCTGCTGGGACAAGACAACTGCTCACACGTTATCGCCCCTGCCTGGAGACCCGCTGGCATACGTGACGTAGAAGTAAAGTAATTACGATAGTAAAGCCACATAGACAACCATATCTCGCCTACCAACTCAACGCACACCAAACTTACATACATACCTAATCACCCGAGACCATTGGTCTCAGGATTCTGCCGCAAAGATGAATGCTCGCTCCAGAGTGGTACACTTGCTACAGATATCAAGTTCGGGCCGGGTGAAGACACAAGAAGAAATACCCGGCGCCCGAGCGGGAGACGAGCGATGATCAGGGCAAGAACGAGATGGGCGCCTTTCCCCGCTGTTGCCGCACTCCTGCTCTGCCTGACAATGCTTCTTGCCTCATGGGCAGAGACGACATCCCGGGCACCGGCTGTTACCCTTTACTTTTTCTGGGGTGAAGGCTGCCCCCATTGCGAACGGGCCAAGACCTACCTCGCTGACGCCCACCACCGCTTTCCCGGCCTGGAAATCCGCTCCTACGAAGTGCTGCACAATGAAAACAACCTCAATCTCCTCATGACCATGTCCCGCAAACTGGGAACAGAGGCTAAAGGGGTCCCAACCTTTATTATTGCCAACAAGATGCTCGACGGTTTTTCAGATGAAACCCGTCGTGAGCTGGAACAGGAGATCGTCAGACGCACCGCGACATCCCACCCAGCCGGCGAAAACGACACACAAGGCAGAGCCGGCAATGCGGCCCCGCTCACCCTTCCTCTCCTCGGAACCATTTCGGCCGAGAGACTGTCCCTGCCCTTTTTCACCCTCGCCGTTGCAACGCTCGACAGCTTTAACCCCTGCGCGTTCTTTGTGCTCCTCTTTCTCCTGAGTCTCATGGTTCATGCCCATTCCCGCCACAAAATGGCACTAATCGGCGGGGTGTTCGTCTTTTTCTCCGGCTTGGTCTATTTTCTCTTCATGGCGGCCTGGCTGAATCTCTTTCTGGTAACCGGACACCTGACCTGGATTACCGTGCTGGCTGCCGTCGCGGCTTTGATCATCGCAACCATGAACGTGAAGGACTTTTTTCTGTTCGAAAGGGGAGTGTCGCTCGTCATCCCCGAAGAGGCAAAACCCAGGCTCTTCGAACGAATGAGAAACCTTGTCAGGGCAGGAACCCTACCAGCCATGCTGGCGGGTACCGTAGTGCTCGCCTTGGCCGCCAACAGTTACGAACTCCTCTGCACCGCCGGCTTTCCCATGGTATTCACACGGGTTCTGACCCTGCGCGAACTGCCGTCATCGGCCTATTACCTCTATCTGGGGTTTTACAATGTCGTCTATGTGATTCCCCTGGCGATTATCGTGGGAATCTTTACGATCACCCTTGGCAGCCGGAAGTTGACCGAATGGCAGGGACGGGTTCTCAAGCTCGTGTCAGGTATCATGATGCTCAGCCTCGGATTCGTGCTGCTGCTCAGGCCAACGCTTTTGAATAACGCCTTCATCTCACTGGGGATCATGGCCGCATCCCTTGCGGTTTCATGGGTGATAGTAACCATAGTCAAGCAAATAAAGCCCGACTGGACCCGGCATTGAACGCACAGAAACGGATTCCGGCTGGTGATTTTCGCAAAAGGATATACAATCAATCTCGTCACAACACGAGAGGAGGACACCATGAGCACGAAAGAGCAGATCGACGCCTTTTTCGCCGCCAAGGCGTTCGGGTGGTGGGAGCCTCGGCCGACCGGCACAAATACGGCAACAAGGTCCTGAGGGTCTATCAGCAGAAAAACCTGAAGGTCGTCCCGGTGAACCCCAGGGAACAGGAAATTGAAGGAGTGGCCTGCGTGGCCAGCGTGATGGACCTGCCGGATGAGGTAACGAGCATCTCGGTCATTACGCCGCCGAAGATCACTGAAGAGGTGGTGGAAATGGCTGCCCGCAAGGGCATCCGCACTATCTGGATGCAACCGGGAGCCGAAAGCGACAAGGCGGTGGAGCTTTGCCGTCAAAATGGCATCGCTGTCATCGCTGACGGGAGCTGCATCCTTGTTGTCCTGGGGTACCGCGACCATTGAACAGGGGACAGGAGCTGACGCATCTCTTCCGCCAGGAAGGGCTCACGCCGGCCGTGGCAGACCTCTTCCGGCGGATCGTGTATGACTGGTACGTACCCCAGCGTCGCGAACTCCCCTGGCGGGAGACCTTTGATCCATACGCCATCCTCGTGTCAGAGATCATGCTCCAGCAGACGCAGGTGGAGCGCGTCAGGGAAAAGTACGCAACGTTCCTGGCCGAGTTTCCTGACCTGAGGGCCCTGGCTGCGGCGCCACTGGAACGGGTTCTTGCGGCATGGCAGGGGCTTGGCTACAACCGGCGCGCCGTGAACCTCAAGCGCTGCGCCGAGGCGGTTGTCGCAAGCCTGGGAGGAGAGGTCCCCGCCGATCCGAACGAATTGGTCCGGCTGCCGGGCATTGGAACGTACACGTCCCGGGCAGTGGTCGTCTTTGCCTTCAACACCCCCCTGCCCTTCATCGAGACCAATATCCGCAGCGTGTATATCCACCATTTCTTCGCGGACCAAAGCGGCATTCACGACCGCGATCTCATGCCTCTGATCGAACAGACCCTGGACCGCGATAATCCCCGCGAATGGTATTACGCTCTCATGGATTACGGATCGCACCTGAAGCGACTGCATGGCAATCCGTCGCGCCGCAGTTCACATCATACGCGACAGACGCCGTTCAAGGGATCCAACCGGGAGGTGCGCAGCCGCATCCTCCGGGCCGTGCTGGAAAATCCGGGTATCAGCCGCGATGCGCTTGAAAAGGCAGTGGGAGCGAGCAGCGAAATCGTGGGGAAAAACCTGGAACAGCTTGCCGCGGAAGGATTTATCGTGTCGCGGGGCCCAGGGTATCGCATCCTATAGCCCCTGACACACACATACTTACCTCTTCACCTGATCCGCCACCGACTGGGTGGCCCGGGCAACCTCGTCAGGATCACCCAGGTAATAGCTTCGTATGGGGCGCAGGTCATCTTCCAGTTCATAGACAAGGGGAATACCGGTGGGAATGTTCAGGCCGGCAATGGCGTCGTCCCCGATACCGTCCAGGTGTTTCACCAGGGCCCGCAGACTGTTGCCATGGGCTGCGATGAGCAGCCGACGGCCTGCCAGGATGCGTGGCGCGATTGCCTCATGCCAGTAGGGAAGGAAACGGGCTACGGTATCCTTGAGCGACTCGGTCAGGGGGATATCTGCGGGATCAAGCTCCGCATAGCGCGGGTCCCGTGCGGGGTTGCGCGGATCGCCGGCGGCCAGGGGCGGCGGCGGAACATCATAGCTGCGACGCCAGACATGAACCTGTTCCATACCGTGCTTTTCGGCGATTTCGGCCTTGTTGAGCCCCTGGAGCGCGCCGTAGTGGCGCTCATTGAGCCGCCAATGACGGTGCTCCGGAATCCACATCTGATCCATCTCCTCCAAAATGATCCAGAGGGTTTTGATGGCCCGCTTGAGCACTGAGGTGAACGCCTCGTCAAAGGCAAACCCCTCGTTTTTCAAGGTACGACCGGCACGCAGGGCCTCTGCCGCGCCCGTATCGGTCAGACCCACGTCAGTCCAGCCGGTAAAACGGTTTTCCCTGTTCCAGACACTTTCCCCATGACGAATCAGAACGAGCGTTCTCATGCGCTGACCCTCCGGCGGCCCGGCAGTTTCCCGACGAACCATTCCTGCATGCGGTCCATGTAGTAATAAATAACCGGTGTTATGTAAAGGGTCAGCAACTGGGACACCAGAAGCCCCCCCACCACAGCCAGCCCCAGGGTACGCCTGGCCTCGGCCCCGGCACCGATCCCCAGGGCAATGGGGAGCGTTCCCATCAGCGCCGCCATAGTGGTCATCATGATGGGGCGGAAACGGACGAGAGCCCCCTGATGGATTGCCTCCAGTGGTGGTTTCCCCTCGGTGCGCTGGGCCTCCAGGGCGAAGTCGATCATCATGATCGCGTTTTTCTTAACAATGCCAATCAGCATGATGAGACCGACAAAGCCGTAGAGATTCAGTTCCTTGCCGAAGATCATCAGGGTAATGAGTGCCCCGAACCCGGCTGACGGAAGACCCGACAGGATGGTGAGGGGATGGATATAGCTCTCATAGAGAATGCCGAGGACAATGTAGATTACCACGATCGCCATGATGATCAGGACAATTAGCCCCGTGGTCGACTGCTGGTAGGCCTGGGCAACTCCCTGGAAACTGGTGGTGAATGAAGCTGGAAGCGTATCGCGGCTCACCTGCTCGATGGCTGACACGGCCTCGCTGAGAGGGGTGTCCGGCCGCAGGTTGAAGGAGATGGTCACCGCCGGGATCTGCCCCAGATGGTTCACGGAAAGGGGACCGAGAGTCCGCCGCAGGGTAGCGAGGGTGTTGAGAGGAACAAGGTCGCCCTGCTGAGAACGGATGTAAAGCATGGACAGGGCTGCCGGGTCGGTCTGGTAGCGGGGCTCCAGTTCCAGGATAACCTTGAACTGGTTGTTTGGAGCGAAGATGGTGGAAACCTGGCGGGAGCCGTAAGCGTAATAGAGGGCATCCTCCACCTGGTGGGCGGTGATGCCGAGGGCCGACGCCTTGTCCCGGTCTATGTCGAGTTGCACCTGGGGATTATTGAGTTGGAGGTCGCTGGTCACGTCCAGCAGGAGCGGCACCTGCTTCAGCCTGGCCTCCAGGTCGGCTGCGCGCCGGTAGAGTTCATCCGTATCGGGACTCTGGAGCACGAACTGATACTGGCTCTTGGCCAACTGAGCCTCCAGTCGAATCGGCGGCGGATTCTGGAGGAACATGAGAATCCCGGGCACAGCCATGACTTTCGGCCGGAGCTGCTGGATGACCTGATCCGCGTTAAGCTTCCGCTCGTGGCGGGGCTTGAGCCGAATGAACATGAACCCCGAATTGGAGGACACCCGGCTCCCGGCGGCGCCCGCCGAAGACATGAATCCTTCAACGTTCGGGTCCTGGAGCACAATGGCCGCCAACTGCTGCTGCTTGGCCTTCATTTCCTCGAAGGAAATCCCCTGGGCACCCTCGGTAATAGCGAAGATGGCCCCGATGTCGTCGCTGGGCAGCAGCCCTGTGGGGATTCTCGTGAAGAGCCAGATGGTGAGCAGGGTCATGGCAAGGGTGCCGGCCAACACGGTCCGGCGGAGCCTCAGAACCTTTGCCAGAGTCACTTCGTAGAGGCGGTACATGCCGTCGAAAAACCGCTCCATGACCGTATAAAACCTGCCGTGGCCCTTTTCACCACTGTGCGGACGAAGGAAGCGGCTGCACAGCATGGGGGTCAGCGAGAGCGATACGAAGCCGGAAATGAGAATGGCCAGGCTGATGGTGACGGCGAATTCGTGGAGCAGCCGGCCAAGCATCCCTTTCATGAAAAGAACCGGGATAAAGACCGCCACCAATGAAATGGTCATGGAGACAATGGTGAATCCGATCTCGCGGGAGCCACGGAGGGACGCCTCCATGGGGCTCTCCCCCTTCTCCAGGTGACGGACGATGTTCTCCAGCATGACAATGGCGTCGTCCACCACGAAGCCCACCGACAGGGTAAGAGCCAACAATGAGATGTTGTTGACCGAAAACCCCATCAGGTACATGGCCGAAAAGGCGCCGACAATGGAGAGCGGTAGCGCCAGGCTCGGAATTACCGTTGCCGGCAGGTTGCGCAGGAAGAGAAAAATCACCATGATGACCAGGCAGATGGTGAGCACCATGGTGAACTTCACATCGGCGACCGACTCCTTGATCCCCTCGGTCCGGTCAAAGTGGATGCTCAGATCCACCGAGCCGGGGAGTTGGGAGCGGAACTGGGGAAGCAGCTCCTTGATCCTGCTTACCACTTCGATGGTATTGGTGCCCGGCTGGCGCTGGATGGCAAGGACAATGGCACGGGTCTGTTTGTACCAGCCGGCCACCTTGTCGTTCTCCACGCTGTCAATCACCCGGCCGATCTCTCCGAGACGGACCGGCGAGCCGTTGCGGTAGGCGACGATGAGCGGCTCATACTCCTTTGCGCTGTAAAGCTGGCCACTGGTCTGGATCGTCAGGGCCTCGTGCTTTCCCTGGAGGGTGCCGGTTGGAAGGTTCACGTTCCCCCGCTCCAGGGCCTGGGCCACCTCGTCAATGCCGATCTTGCGGGCCGCCAAGGCCTTGGGGTCCACCTGAACCCGTACCGCATACTTCTGGGAGCCGTAGATCTGTACCGAGGCCACGCCGTTGACCATGGAAATCCGTTGGGCGATCATGGTATCGGCGTATTCGTGGACCGTGGAGAGGGGAAGCGTCGGCGAACTGAGAACCAGATAGAGGATCGGCTGATCGGCCGGATTCACCTTCTGGAACGATGGGGGGGCCGGCATATCCTGTGGAAGCTGGCGCTGGGCCCGGGAAATGGCGGCCTGGACATCCTGGGCCGCGGCATCGATGTCCCGCTCCAGGGTGAACTTGATGGTAATGCGGGATATGCCGATGCCGTTGGTGGAGGTCATGGAGTCGACACCGGCAATGGTGGAAAACTCGCGCTCCAGGGGGAGCGCCACCGATGAGGCCATGGTGTCGGGGTTGGCGCCCGGCAGAGTGGCGGAAACCTGGATGGTCGGGTAGTCGACGGTGGGCAGGTCGTTGACCGGCAGCTTGTCGTAGGCGATGAGGCCGAAAAGCATGACCGCCAGCATGATGAGGCTCGTCATGACCGGCCGGCGGATGAAGATTTCGGCAATGTTCATGGGTGCTTACCCGGCTCAGGGGGGGAAGCGCCGGCACCTCCGGGTCGTTTTTCCGTTACCTTGGCACTGGGGGTCAGCCGCATCTGGCCGTCGGTCACAACCGTTTCACCCGGAGCGACGCCCTGCTCGATGACAGTGAGTCCTTCATGGGTGATACCCGGCGTTACGGGGCGGACCTCCACGGAGGAGTCGGCCTTTACCACAAAGAGATAAGGGCCGCTCTGTCCGGTCTGGAGAGCCTGGGACGGCACCACGACGGCATCGGCGCGGGACGCGAGGGTCACGACCACGTTGACGAATTGACCGGGCCAGAGCCGCCGCCCCTTGTTCTCAAAGATTCCCTTGAGTTTGATGGTACCGGTGGCAGCGTCGACCGCATTGTCGAGAAAGCTGATGGTCCCCTGCTCCGCCGGTCCCTGATCATTGGGAATGATCGCCGCCACCGCGAGCCGTCCGGACGCCAACCGGTGCTTGATCTCGGCAAGGTCTTTCTCAGGAATGGCAAAGGTTACGTAGATCGGAGTTATCTGGTTGATCGTAACCAGCGGCGGATTCTCGTTTGCCTTGACGATGTTCCCCGCATGCACCGCCAGGTTGCCGGTTCGGCCCGAAAGGGGCGAGCGTATGGTGCAGTAGGAGAGTTCGACCCTGGCGTTCTCCACGGCGGCCCGGTCGGCGGCAACATCCGCCGCGAATGCCTCCGCCTTGGTGCGGTACTGCTCATACTGCTCCTGGGTCACGATCCCTTCTGTCAGCAGTTGGGCATAGCGTTCCGCGTCCTGGCGGGCATTGCGCGCCTGGACCAGATTTCGGGAAAGATTTGCTTCCGCTTTTTTCAGGGCGGCGGCATAGGTACGCGGATCTATGGCAAACAGGAGATCGCCCTTTTTCACGTCCTGCCCTTCGGTAAAGTGAACGCTCACCACCTCACCGCTCACCTGGGCCTTGACCGCCACCGTGGCATAGGGCTCCACATTGCCGATGGCCTTGATCTGAACCGGAATCGTCTTCCGCTCCACCTTTGCGAGCACGACCGGCACCGGCGGCTTTACCGTTGGTTTCTGCTCCTTGGGGGAGCAGGCGCACAGCGCGAGAGCAGGCACGACCGCAGACGCCGCAACGGCATGCCGTCCCCAACGGCGAAGCGCGCGAAAGGCTGTCATCACATTCATCAAGGCCATTCAGAACTCCATCATCAGTCCGGACGTGTCAGTCTCGCGCACTTTGCTCGTAAAGGGAGTCCCCTTCTTTTTCCGTTACGGTGATTCCCTCCCGATCCAGAAGCTCTCCCGTGGCCCGCAGCAATTGGGTAACGGCATCGCCATATCCTGTCAAGGCTTTGATCTGGTTGCTCTTTGCCGTGGCCAGTTCACTCTCAACTTCGAGAACGTCCTTAATAGTGGCAAGCCCCACCTCGCTCCTCTTGATGAAAGAGCGGAGCCGCTCCTCGGCAAAGGCGCGGCCGCGGTCGGTCACGTCGAGCTGCTTGTAGCCCGAATCAACGCCCCTGATGGCCGTCTTGACCTCATTTTCCACATTGGCCTCAAGGCTCCTGATCTGGGTGCGTCCCTGCTCCACCTTCAATTTACTGCGGCGATACTCGTTCTCGGCGGCATTGTTCCCCAGGGGGTACTGGAATACGAGCCCAACGCCCCAAACCGGGTAATCGGCTGAGCCGACTTTTTCCAGATTGCGGTTGTAGTGACGGTCTAAGCCCGTCACGGCGGCACTGGCAGTAAGATTCAGATCCGGGAGGGTCCGG of Geobacter anodireducens contains these proteins:
- the gpmA gene encoding phosphoglyceromutase (2,3-bisphosphoglycerate-dependent; catalyzes the interconversion of 2-phosphoglycerate to 3-phosphoglycerate) — encoded protein: MRTLVLIRHGESVWNRENRFTGWTDVGLTDTGAAEALRAGRTLKNEGFAFDEAFTSVLKRAIKTLWIILEEMDQMWIPEHRHWRLNERHYGALQGLNKAEIAEKHGMEQVHVWRRSYDVPPPPLAAGDPRNPARDPRYAELDPADIPLTESLKDTVARFLPYWHEAIAPRILAGRRLLIAAHGNSLRALVKHLDGIGDDAIAGLNIPTGIPLVYELEDDLRPIRSYYLGDPDEVARATQSVADQVKR
- a CDS encoding LexA family transcriptional regulator, whose protein sequence is METLTPRQRTVLEFITSHVDRYGYPPTIREIAHHLNVSGTLGIAKHLEALARKGYLQREPGNSRGITLTGRARRAPAVSLPVIGVVRAGVPQIATEEIEEHISIDQSLVKGGAFFLRVKGDSMINAAIIEGDLALVRPQQTAENRDIVVAMIDGEATLKRFYQGADHIRLQPENPNMAPIIVRSGGQEAWIIGKVVGIYRRMC
- a CDS encoding endonuclease III, with protein sequence MNRGQELTHLFRQEGLTPAVADLFRRIVYDWYVPQRRELPWRETFDPYAILVSEIMLQQTQVERVREKYATFLAEFPDLRALAAAPLERVLAAWQGLGYNRRAVNLKRCAEAVVASLGGEVPADPNELVRLPGIGTYTSRAVVVFAFNTPLPFIETNIRSVYIHHFFADQSGIHDRDLMPLIEQTLDRDNPREWYYALMDYGSHLKRLHGNPSRRSSHHTRQTPFKGSNREVRSRILRAVLENPGISRDALEKAVGASSEIVGKNLEQLAAEGFIVSRGPGYRIL
- a CDS encoding acriflavine resistance protein B, whose product is MNIAEIFIRRPVMTSLIMLAVMLFGLIAYDKLPVNDLPTVDYPTIQVSATLPGANPDTMASSVALPLEREFSTIAGVDSMTSTNGIGISRITIKFTLERDIDAAAQDVQAAISRAQRQLPQDMPAPPSFQKVNPADQPILYLVLSSPTLPLSTVHEYADTMIAQRISMVNGVASVQIYGSQKYAVRVQVDPKALAARKIGIDEVAQALERGNVNLPTGTLQGKHEALTIQTSGQLYSAKEYEPLIVAYRNGSPVRLGEIGRVIDSVENDKVAGWYKQTRAIVLAIQRQPGTNTIEVVSRIKELLPQFRSQLPGSVDLSIHFDRTEGIKESVADVKFTMVLTICLVIMVIFLFLRNLPATVIPSLALPLSIVGAFSAMYLMGFSVNNISLLALTLSVGFVVDDAIVMLENIVRHLEKGESPMEASLRGSREIGFTIVSMTISLVAVFIPVLFMKGMLGRLLHEFAVTISLAILISGFVSLSLTPMLCSRFLRPHSGEKGHGRFYTVMERFFDGMYRLYEVTLAKVLRLRRTVLAGTLAMTLLTIWLFTRIPTGLLPSDDIGAIFAITEGAQGISFEEMKAKQQQLAAIVLQDPNVEGFMSSAGAAGSRVSSNSGFMFIRLKPRHERKLNADQVIQQLRPKVMAVPGILMFLQNPPPIRLEAQLAKSQYQFVLQSPDTDELYRRAADLEARLKQVPLLLDVTSDLQLNNPQVQLDIDRDKASALGITAHQVEDALYYAYGSRQVSTIFAPNNQFKVILELEPRYQTDPAALSMLYIRSQQGDLVPLNTLATLRRTLGPLSVNHLGQIPAVTISFNLRPDTPLSEAVSAIEQVSRDTLPASFTTSFQGVAQAYQQSTTGLIVLIIMAIVVIYIVLGILYESYIHPLTILSGLPSAGFGALITLMIFGKELNLYGFVGLIMLIGIVKKNAIMMIDFALEAQRTEGKPPLEAIHQGALVRFRPIMMTTMAALMGTLPIALGIGAGAEARRTLGLAVVGGLLVSQLLTLYITPVIYYYMDRMQEWFVGKLPGRRRVSA
- a CDS encoding efflux transporter periplasmic adaptor subunit, which encodes MALMNVMTAFRALRRWGRHAVAASAVVPALALCACSPKEQKPTVKPPVPVVLAKVERKTIPVQIKAIGNVEPYATVAVKAQVSGEVVSVHFTEGQDVKKGDLLFAIDPRTYAAALKKAEANLSRNLVQARNARQDAERYAQLLTEGIVTQEQYEQYRTKAEAFAADVAADRAAVENARVELSYCTIRSPLSGRTGNLAVHAGNIVKANENPPLVTINQITPIYVTFAIPEKDLAEIKHRLASGRLAVAAIIPNDQGPAEQGTISFLDNAVDAATGTIKLKGIFENKGRRLWPGQFVNVVVTLASRADAVVVPSQALQTGQSGPYLFVVKADSSVEVRPVTPGITHEGLTVIEQGVAPGETVVTDGQMRLTPSAKVTEKRPGGAGASPPEPGKHP
- a CDS encoding DNA polymerase IV, with amino-acid sequence MNAHRTILHLDMNAFFASVEQQADPSLQGKPVAVIGSGARTIITTASYEARAHGVRTGMTTHEAKRLCPELILVIGNNREYTRISKLIFEMLGQFTPLVEVFSIDEAFLDLSGSLRLFGSADVIAREIKARILDRFGLTCSIGIAPNKLLAKLASDMQKPDGLTIIPPENVASLMKTTPIRSLCGIGPSTEQRLKYLGISTCNDLGHFSPGILSRHFGVMGARLTQMGQGIDDSPVIPTTTEEEVKSISHSTTLDHDLTSKEDVHKYLLMLSEMVGRRARRYKTKGKTVTLTIRYADFTTFSRQETLPSPLNRSSDIYRAATALLDTLHLTQPIRLLGVAISNLVHASEQLPLFPEEQRLTTLSQAMDQVNDRFGDTAVTFGTLLGQDNCSHVIAPAWRPAGIRDVEVK